A single genomic interval of Streptomyces graminofaciens harbors:
- a CDS encoding winged helix-turn-helix transcriptional regulator, with the protein MAATGLSRTTLNDLSRVTESLQMLAPNWSVWVLMTLAAQPLRYSEVKAKLALLADGQLHPKLGKLVDAGLVERTEHTPRHVTYGLTRRGADLMPVLPVLAAWGDTHLEKPLVRNKATGELQPQPVAVAQNIEDTIALISPRHSTPLVWALKARGPASAKALAAEVMPHYSLSRVYPPLRRVIDDGLAETTLAGDYQLSASGKALAPVYQALSAWAAGYPLAEATHSLWGQALTPSSSARSGPWLTTQSRLPAPPAAPAPGQMAKAPTTPWQPGDLFSHPIPARPLAISPAGGPRR; encoded by the coding sequence TTGGCCGCCACCGGTCTGTCCCGCACCACCCTGAACGACCTGTCCCGCGTCACCGAGAGCCTTCAGATGCTCGCCCCTAACTGGAGCGTGTGGGTGCTGATGACCCTCGCCGCCCAGCCGCTGCGCTACAGCGAGGTCAAGGCAAAGCTCGCCCTGCTCGCGGACGGCCAGCTCCACCCGAAGCTGGGCAAGCTCGTCGACGCCGGTCTCGTCGAACGCACCGAGCACACCCCCCGGCACGTCACCTACGGACTGACCCGTCGCGGCGCCGACCTGATGCCCGTCCTGCCCGTGCTCGCCGCCTGGGGGGACACGCATCTGGAGAAGCCTCTCGTACGGAACAAGGCCACCGGCGAGCTTCAGCCGCAGCCGGTCGCGGTGGCACAGAACATCGAGGACACGATCGCTCTGATCAGCCCGCGACATTCCACGCCGCTGGTGTGGGCGCTGAAAGCCCGCGGGCCGGCGAGCGCCAAGGCACTGGCCGCCGAGGTCATGCCCCACTACAGCCTCAGCCGCGTCTACCCGCCGCTGCGCCGGGTGATCGACGACGGGCTGGCCGAGACCACACTGGCCGGCGACTACCAGCTCTCCGCCAGCGGGAAGGCCCTCGCCCCGGTCTACCAGGCCCTCTCCGCGTGGGCGGCCGGATACCCCCTCGCCGAAGCTACCCACTCCCTGTGGGGCCAGGCCCTGACACCGTCTTCCTCAGCCCGCTCGGGACCATGGCTGACCACCCAGTCCCGACTGCCCGCGCCACCGGCCGCGCCCGCCCCGGGCCAGATGGCCAAGGCCCCGACCACACCGTGGCAGCCCGGCGACCTCTTCTCCCACCCGATACCCGCCCGCCCCCTGGCGATCTCTCCGGCAGGAGGCCCGCGCCGATGA
- a CDS encoding ATP-grasp domain-containing protein — protein sequence MEAEAYRAYCLENVAAHYDVVLITDAEPTWERPYLLDWEVADPTDQAALTAAALALTERYPVAGVMTWTEWYLVPVARLARRLGLPTPGPEVMQGCRNKATSRALFARHAVPSATSNGVRTVAEAARAAQHIGYPIVLKPAARAGSAGVIRVDTPEELPDAYAFAAQAARLGAEGTEVLVEEYLDGPEVSVECVTYHGTTTVVAVTRKTVGLPPYFEEIAHAVDAADPLLATVAPTAQAAVQALGVTDGVSHVELRLVDGRPRLIEVNARLGGDMIGHLVHLATGVDLARVAADIACGRAPDLTRTHSRAAAIRMIYPAHSGTLTARHLTDGFAEQAPWLERAHFHRDVGDQLMLPPDGDLFTARIGFLITTGPTADVARDRSQEAYRHLTVQVAPHPTAVPAQDSAT from the coding sequence ATGGAGGCCGAGGCATACCGCGCGTACTGCCTTGAGAACGTCGCCGCCCACTACGACGTCGTCCTGATCACCGATGCCGAACCGACGTGGGAACGCCCCTACCTTCTGGACTGGGAGGTCGCCGACCCAACGGACCAGGCGGCCCTGACCGCCGCCGCCCTGGCCCTGACCGAGCGGTACCCGGTGGCCGGGGTGATGACGTGGACCGAGTGGTACCTCGTGCCCGTGGCCCGCCTCGCCCGCCGCCTCGGCCTGCCCACCCCCGGCCCGGAGGTGATGCAGGGCTGCCGCAACAAGGCCACCTCCCGTGCCCTGTTCGCCCGGCACGCGGTGCCCTCGGCAACCTCGAACGGTGTCCGCACCGTTGCGGAGGCGGCCCGCGCCGCACAGCACATCGGCTATCCAATCGTCCTCAAGCCCGCTGCGCGTGCCGGGAGCGCCGGCGTGATCCGCGTCGACACCCCCGAAGAACTGCCGGACGCCTACGCCTTCGCCGCCCAGGCCGCCCGCCTCGGGGCCGAGGGAACCGAGGTGCTGGTGGAGGAATACCTCGACGGTCCGGAGGTGAGCGTCGAATGTGTCACCTACCACGGCACCACCACCGTGGTCGCCGTCACCCGCAAGACGGTAGGACTCCCGCCGTACTTCGAGGAGATCGCGCACGCCGTCGACGCCGCCGACCCGCTGCTGGCCACTGTTGCCCCAACTGCCCAGGCCGCCGTGCAGGCCCTCGGCGTCACCGACGGCGTCAGCCACGTCGAACTCCGCCTCGTCGACGGCCGCCCCCGGTTGATCGAGGTCAACGCCCGCCTCGGCGGGGACATGATCGGTCACCTCGTGCACCTCGCCACCGGCGTCGACCTTGCCCGGGTGGCGGCGGACATCGCCTGCGGACGTGCCCCGGACCTCACCCGGACGCACAGCCGGGCAGCGGCGATCCGCATGATCTACCCTGCCCACTCGGGCACCCTCACCGCACGCCACCTCACCGACGGCTTCGCTGAGCAGGCGCCGTGGCTGGAGCGGGCCCACTTCCACCGCGACGTCGGCGACCAGCTGATGCTGCCGCCGGACGGCGACCTGTTCACCGCCCGCATCGGGTTCCTGATCACCACCGGCCCGACCGCCGACGTGGCCCGGGACCGTTCCCAGGAGGCATACCGCCACCTCACTGTCCAGGTCGCCCCGCACCCGACCGCCGTCCCCGCACAGGACTCGGCCACGTGA
- a CDS encoding CHAT domain-containing protein, whose amino-acid sequence MSSPLEMPPLYAVLFTPGAMEGRAQDKAPYVPVVWERPDAAESTAPHGLAKTVATALPGLWYCLHLPASLWDLVDVDAWKLKALQSLRLDHNILLLPIDMFDEDLLGQHLQHHHPVVTVCPDELLDEARQRASVLGFVLPTTPYSQLSDGTLAAHWHSIHDHFIPDLPAPTGDVSLTRRLDLAPLTLPHRRLARQMGWPTAELTVQDTSVSAAFAQALHGKTRLAAIARLEQEGASYSDAGRRYPQTVREEAARLRVPVALGLPGPAPAYARNAYDGELWRRTGPQPAVNPDDTWSVTLHERPDHMVERAAIEFAVTHQAVASGGLGLMLPTVPPDAFVILAELERHFLTPHSSAAVRRLLARLNDAAQALWSKELTAAIQRASHLTVFSGFPLGLLTMPGDSAPLCARLPVAYRPLEPLTRMVQQQVSAAPAISLNHTIKVLVAECIPLSDPVGRISREGWNVARDTTAPKAATLTIIQAETLTLEALQQSVAEHRPDILVISAHGTMVGNMAALVIGDESHLDLGLDRVPPVVMLSACHVAPRGSGAVAITDLLLREGALAVLGTQVPVEVTRNALLMCRFLVYLAEEITKPGQFTTILDLWHHVQTSNAVNDILDGSPNLKAWATRTTINGQPVIVEFMSSRASGQIRRPHVYEDTERVLGEIADEQGLGDRVRNWFRRPGYVPESLFYVFAGRPDCIYLSSLRGQVEQTRPGRYLVGLPLDPF is encoded by the coding sequence ATGTCGTCACCCTTGGAAATGCCCCCGCTGTACGCGGTCCTGTTCACTCCGGGGGCCATGGAGGGCCGCGCTCAGGACAAGGCGCCCTATGTTCCTGTCGTGTGGGAGCGGCCAGATGCTGCGGAGTCGACTGCTCCGCACGGCCTGGCCAAAACAGTGGCCACTGCGCTGCCTGGGCTCTGGTACTGCCTGCACCTACCCGCCTCGCTCTGGGATCTCGTCGATGTCGATGCGTGGAAGTTGAAGGCACTCCAGAGCCTGCGCCTTGACCACAACATCTTGTTGTTGCCGATCGACATGTTCGACGAGGATCTGCTCGGCCAGCACCTGCAACATCATCATCCCGTTGTCACCGTTTGCCCGGACGAGTTGCTGGACGAGGCCCGGCAGCGGGCGTCGGTGCTGGGATTCGTGCTGCCTACGACCCCCTACTCGCAGCTTTCCGACGGCACCCTCGCCGCTCACTGGCATTCCATTCACGACCACTTCATCCCAGACCTGCCGGCACCGACCGGTGACGTTTCCCTCACTCGCCGCTTGGACCTGGCCCCGCTAACCTTGCCTCACCGCAGGCTGGCCCGGCAGATGGGATGGCCTACGGCGGAGTTGACCGTCCAGGACACGAGCGTGAGTGCGGCGTTCGCGCAGGCGCTCCACGGTAAGACGCGCTTGGCCGCCATCGCCCGCCTGGAACAGGAGGGGGCTTCCTACAGCGACGCTGGCCGCCGCTACCCCCAGACAGTCAGGGAAGAAGCAGCCCGACTACGGGTACCGGTTGCGCTGGGCTTGCCCGGTCCCGCTCCGGCCTATGCCCGCAACGCCTACGACGGCGAACTCTGGCGCCGGACGGGACCCCAGCCCGCCGTCAACCCGGACGACACATGGTCTGTCACACTCCACGAACGCCCTGATCACATGGTCGAACGAGCCGCCATCGAGTTCGCGGTGACACACCAGGCAGTCGCGAGCGGTGGGCTGGGCCTCATGCTGCCCACCGTGCCCCCGGACGCCTTCGTCATCCTTGCCGAACTCGAACGGCATTTCCTCACTCCGCACAGCAGCGCTGCCGTGAGACGCCTGCTCGCCCGGCTCAACGACGCTGCCCAGGCGCTGTGGAGCAAGGAACTGACGGCCGCGATCCAGCGCGCCTCGCACCTGACGGTGTTCTCCGGCTTTCCTCTTGGGCTGTTGACCATGCCCGGGGACAGCGCCCCGCTGTGCGCACGTCTGCCTGTGGCCTACCGGCCGTTGGAACCTCTGACCAGGATGGTGCAGCAACAGGTCTCCGCCGCGCCGGCCATCAGCCTGAACCACACCATCAAAGTTCTGGTCGCCGAGTGCATTCCCCTCAGCGATCCGGTGGGACGGATTTCGCGAGAAGGATGGAATGTGGCCCGCGATACCACCGCACCCAAAGCGGCCACACTCACCATCATCCAGGCCGAGACCCTGACCCTCGAAGCCCTTCAGCAGTCCGTGGCCGAACATCGCCCCGACATCCTCGTCATCAGCGCGCACGGAACGATGGTCGGCAACATGGCCGCGCTCGTCATCGGCGACGAATCACACCTGGACCTCGGCCTCGACCGCGTGCCACCTGTGGTGATGCTCAGCGCCTGCCACGTCGCACCCCGCGGCTCCGGGGCCGTGGCCATCACCGATCTCTTGCTGCGAGAAGGCGCCCTTGCGGTACTGGGAACGCAAGTTCCGGTCGAGGTCACACGCAACGCCCTGCTGATGTGCCGGTTCCTGGTGTACCTCGCCGAAGAGATCACGAAGCCCGGGCAGTTCACGACCATCCTTGATCTATGGCATCACGTGCAGACGTCGAACGCGGTCAACGACATCCTCGACGGAAGCCCCAACCTCAAGGCGTGGGCCACCAGAACCACCATCAACGGCCAACCTGTGATCGTCGAGTTCATGAGTAGCCGGGCTAGTGGCCAGATCCGTCGACCGCACGTCTACGAGGACACCGAACGTGTCCTGGGCGAGATCGCCGACGAGCAGGGCCTCGGCGACCGCGTACGCAACTGGTTCCGCAGGCCTGGCTACGTCCCTGAGTCGCTGTTCTACGTCTTCGCAGGCCGTCCCGACTGCATTTATCTCTCCTCCCTGAGAGGGCAGGTCGAACAAACGCGCCCCGGGCGGTATCTGGTGGGCCTTCCGCTAGATCCTTTCTGA
- a CDS encoding HAD family hydrolase: protein MTTTSLTPTGVDALIIDYNGVIGKQPTSLMWTRLADIAEWPNRQLDSFQDACWAPRNAYDAGELSDLAYWSKVLGHHPGPRWLRTLRAADTAMWIRTDERVLDILRRARATALPMVLLSNAPHFLSDVLDATDWRRELMTDALYSARLGLCKPDRAVYEHALAATGIADPARVLFIDDRADNCQAAAELGLRALHYTGQPADLEEQLLPADPTAVFCPSAARRGASR from the coding sequence TTGACTACTACCTCCCTCACGCCGACCGGCGTGGACGCCTTGATCATCGACTACAACGGCGTCATCGGTAAGCAGCCCACCAGCCTCATGTGGACCCGCCTCGCCGACATCGCCGAGTGGCCCAACAGGCAACTCGACTCATTTCAGGACGCCTGCTGGGCCCCCCGGAACGCTTACGACGCCGGAGAGCTCAGCGATCTCGCCTACTGGTCCAAGGTCCTGGGCCACCACCCCGGCCCGCGGTGGCTGCGGACCCTGCGCGCCGCCGACACCGCCATGTGGATCCGCACCGACGAACGCGTCCTCGACATCCTGCGCCGCGCCCGCGCCACTGCCCTGCCCATGGTGCTGCTCTCCAACGCCCCGCATTTCCTGAGTGACGTTCTCGATGCCACCGACTGGCGGCGCGAACTGATGACCGACGCCCTGTACTCCGCCCGTCTGGGCCTGTGCAAGCCCGACCGGGCTGTCTACGAACACGCCCTCGCAGCCACCGGTATCGCCGATCCCGCACGCGTGCTGTTCATCGACGACCGCGCGGACAACTGCCAGGCCGCCGCCGAACTGGGTCTGCGCGCCCTGCACTACACCGGCCAACCCGCCGACCTGGAGGAGCAGTTGCTTCCCGCCGACCCGACCGCCGTGTTCTGTCCGTCGGCGGCTCGGCGGGGCGCCAGCCGCTGA
- a CDS encoding SH3 domain-containing protein, which translates to MRSTRIAIAAALLGALALPLASASAATAAPTSVATAMPASSCTSKPYLPWAVHGTNAVTIRKKATTKSTAVGILYKSHKFTVHKTTKGAKWVYITDKTTGVKGWVSGTYVYRDVRMCLD; encoded by the coding sequence ATGCGCTCAACCCGAATTGCGATAGCCGCTGCACTGCTCGGCGCGCTCGCCCTGCCCCTCGCGTCGGCTTCTGCGGCCACCGCAGCGCCGACGTCCGTCGCCACTGCGATGCCCGCCTCATCCTGCACCAGCAAGCCATACCTCCCGTGGGCGGTCCACGGCACCAACGCCGTGACCATCCGCAAGAAGGCGACGACCAAGTCCACCGCCGTCGGCATCCTCTACAAGTCGCACAAGTTCACGGTGCACAAGACCACCAAGGGTGCGAAGTGGGTGTACATCACCGACAAGACCACCGGCGTCAAGGGCTGGGTTTCCGGGACCTACGTCTATCGCGACGTCCGCATGTGCCTGGACTAA
- a CDS encoding MFS transporter, producing MAVWGARMPAVQQAADLSTAGLALVLLAAAVGMVIGLHVGGRLAAPAREPLLLTSGAVGLAAALAVIGVCRTPLTLALGAFVFGIAHGVLDVALNAAAVRCQDRLGRFIMSSLHAAYSLGALGGAGLAALSAHTSHTWLFAVTGLAVASAAVAMAPVARTLGMLEPTTPATSRRSPDPKDSPGLPRARLWLLGALAAACLLGEGAAADWAAVHLHSLDASTAVSASAFALYSASMVAGRLAGDRLIAHFGAPMVVRIGAVFAAAGLTAGLALATVPAALAGWAALGLGLSVTIPSLITAAGRGGPGAVATVSVTGYAGLLVGPALIGALATLTALPHALLLPALLAAAVAALSRKALENPAP from the coding sequence ATGGCTGTCTGGGGCGCGCGGATGCCGGCCGTCCAGCAGGCGGCCGACCTGAGCACCGCAGGTCTCGCCCTGGTCCTGCTCGCCGCCGCCGTCGGCATGGTCATCGGCCTTCACGTCGGCGGGCGTCTTGCCGCTCCTGCCCGGGAGCCGCTCCTGCTGACCAGCGGCGCAGTCGGCCTCGCCGCCGCCCTGGCGGTGATCGGCGTCTGTCGCACGCCGCTCACCCTCGCTCTGGGGGCGTTCGTGTTCGGTATCGCGCACGGTGTGCTGGACGTGGCTCTGAACGCCGCGGCGGTCCGCTGCCAGGACCGTCTCGGACGTTTCATCATGTCGTCCTTGCACGCCGCCTACAGCCTGGGCGCGCTCGGCGGGGCCGGACTCGCCGCTCTCAGCGCCCACACCTCCCACACCTGGCTGTTCGCCGTCACCGGCCTCGCCGTCGCCTCGGCTGCTGTGGCCATGGCTCCAGTGGCCCGCACCCTCGGCATGCTCGAGCCCACTACACCCGCCACATCCCGGCGTTCGCCGGACCCGAAGGACTCGCCGGGCTTGCCCCGGGCGCGCTTGTGGCTGCTGGGGGCACTGGCGGCAGCGTGTCTCCTGGGGGAGGGGGCCGCAGCCGACTGGGCGGCCGTGCACCTGCACAGCCTGGATGCCTCGACGGCGGTCAGCGCCTCCGCGTTCGCCCTCTACAGCGCGTCTATGGTCGCCGGAAGGCTCGCCGGGGACCGCCTCATCGCCCACTTCGGCGCCCCGATGGTCGTACGCATCGGGGCCGTCTTTGCCGCGGCCGGGCTCACAGCTGGCCTGGCCCTGGCCACCGTCCCGGCGGCCCTGGCCGGCTGGGCGGCACTGGGCCTGGGCCTGTCCGTCACCATCCCCAGCCTGATCACCGCCGCCGGACGCGGCGGCCCCGGCGCCGTCGCCACCGTCTCGGTCACCGGCTACGCCGGACTGCTCGTCGGCCCCGCCCTCATCGGCGCCCTCGCCACCCTCACCGCCCTGCCCCACGCGCTGCTGCTGCCCGCCCTCCTCGCAGCCGCCGTCGCCGCCCTGTCCCGCAAAGCCTTGGAGAACCCCGCCCCTTGA
- a CDS encoding DUF317 domain-containing protein: MPDTEEIDGDVYVSPRYLAGSTYTGDPALKPLLALGFDLRHDDLGNVFVSAPDHRVRLGYLPEGDDDGLWRINAYRDRFGPPAWGVSFNDAAPTEFVTAFTTALAHAYTAGPDIYLAPPDLKDPELGAFDAVVPLIKNGWQFQHPRWGVMELQPPDGLATLEYTTGRLDPEKELTTLEARWHLWGGPKSGHARWYATATTQTPTALVKAITQSVSDPAPLPRWKDSMLSRLRESAQLTPVTPPAPPVPTPLDVQRAAARRPPALGTRSVPRWSTTTVAAAPAGPRR; the protein is encoded by the coding sequence GTGCCCGACACCGAAGAGATCGACGGCGACGTCTACGTCTCCCCCCGCTACCTCGCCGGCAGCACCTACACCGGAGACCCCGCGCTGAAGCCCCTCCTCGCGCTCGGCTTCGACCTCCGTCACGACGACCTCGGCAATGTCTTCGTCAGTGCACCCGACCACCGCGTCCGACTCGGGTACCTGCCAGAAGGAGACGACGACGGGCTGTGGCGGATCAACGCCTACCGCGACCGCTTCGGCCCGCCCGCATGGGGCGTCAGTTTCAACGACGCGGCCCCCACGGAGTTCGTCACCGCCTTCACCACCGCCCTCGCCCACGCGTATACCGCCGGCCCCGATATCTACCTTGCCCCGCCCGACCTCAAGGACCCCGAACTCGGCGCCTTCGATGCCGTCGTCCCGCTGATCAAGAACGGCTGGCAGTTCCAGCACCCGCGCTGGGGCGTGATGGAACTCCAGCCCCCCGACGGGCTGGCCACCCTCGAATACACCACCGGCCGCCTCGACCCGGAGAAGGAACTCACCACCCTGGAGGCTCGCTGGCACCTGTGGGGAGGTCCGAAGAGTGGCCATGCCCGCTGGTACGCCACCGCCACCACCCAGACTCCGACCGCCCTGGTCAAGGCCATCACTCAGAGCGTCTCCGACCCGGCACCGCTGCCGCGCTGGAAGGACTCGATGCTCTCCCGGCTGCGCGAGTCCGCCCAGCTCACCCCCGTCACACCACCCGCACCCCCAGTTCCCACGCCCCTCGACGTCCAGCGCGCCGCCGCCCGCAGGCCGCCGGCCCTTGGCACCCGGAGCGTCCCGCGCTGGAGCACCACCACCGTTGCCGCAGCTCCTGCCGGCCCTCGCCGCTGA
- a CDS encoding IS110 family transposase: MEYDEIGVFLGLDVGKSHHHGHGLTPAGKKVFDKQLPNTEPKLRDVFEKLKTKFGAVLVIVDQPASIGALPLTVARDTGCKVAYLPGLSMRRIADLYPGEAKTDARDAAVIADAARTMPHTLRSLELTDEITAELTVLVGFDQDLAAEATRTSNRIRGLLTQFHPSLERVLGPRLDHQAVTWLLERYGSPAALRKAGRRRLVEVIRPKAPRMATRLIDDVFDALDEQTVVVPGTGTLDIVIPSLARSLGAVHEQRRATEAQISALLEAHPLSKVLTSLPGVGVRTAATLLVTVGDGTGFPTAAHLASYAGLAPTTKSSGTSIHGEHAPRGGNRVLKRAMFLSAFAALHDTASRTYYDKCRARGKTHTQALLRLARQRINVLFAMLRDGTFYEPRTPRLA, translated from the coding sequence ATGGAGTACGACGAGATAGGCGTCTTCCTGGGCCTGGACGTCGGCAAGAGCCACCACCACGGCCACGGACTCACCCCGGCCGGCAAGAAGGTCTTCGACAAGCAGCTGCCGAACACCGAGCCGAAACTGCGGGACGTCTTCGAGAAACTGAAGACCAAGTTCGGCGCCGTCCTGGTGATCGTGGACCAGCCTGCCTCGATCGGAGCCCTCCCGCTGACGGTGGCCCGCGACACCGGCTGCAAGGTCGCCTACCTGCCCGGCCTGTCGATGCGGCGGATCGCCGACCTCTACCCCGGCGAGGCCAAGACCGACGCCCGCGACGCGGCCGTGATCGCCGACGCGGCCCGCACCATGCCGCACACCCTGCGCTCGCTGGAACTCACCGACGAGATCACCGCCGAGCTCACGGTCCTCGTCGGCTTCGACCAGGACCTGGCGGCCGAGGCCACCCGCACCAGCAACCGCATCCGCGGCCTGCTCACCCAGTTCCACCCGTCCCTGGAACGCGTCCTCGGCCCCCGGCTCGACCACCAGGCCGTCACCTGGCTCCTCGAACGCTACGGATCCCCGGCCGCCCTGCGCAAAGCCGGACGCCGCAGACTCGTCGAGGTGATCCGGCCCAAGGCCCCGCGCATGGCCACACGGCTGATCGACGACGTCTTCGACGCGCTCGACGAACAGACCGTCGTCGTTCCCGGCACCGGCACCCTCGACATCGTCATCCCGTCGCTGGCCCGCTCGCTCGGCGCCGTCCACGAACAACGCCGGGCCACAGAAGCCCAGATCAGCGCCCTGCTGGAGGCCCACCCTCTTTCCAAGGTCCTGACGTCGCTGCCCGGCGTCGGCGTCAGGACCGCCGCCACCCTGCTGGTCACCGTCGGCGACGGCACCGGCTTCCCCACCGCCGCCCACCTCGCCTCCTACGCCGGACTCGCCCCGACCACGAAGTCGTCCGGGACCTCGATCCACGGCGAACACGCACCCCGAGGCGGCAACCGCGTCCTGAAACGCGCGATGTTCCTGTCCGCGTTCGCCGCCCTGCACGACACCGCCTCCCGCACCTACTACGACAAATGCCGGGCCCGAGGAAAAACCCATACCCAGGCACTTCTCCGCCTGGCCCGGCAACGGATCAACGTGCTCTTCGCGATGCTCCGCGACGGCACCTTCTACGAACCCAGAACCCCACGCCTCGCTTGA
- a CDS encoding SpaA isopeptide-forming pilin-related protein, producing the protein MVGTVSLAPAAAAQTPEPTPSTSSVPLSTAETGGVTILKKDPGGDVLAGASFTLLDSEGRQAASGKTNTDGQLAFEDLAPGVYRLKEVSSGSLLHDLVDDQDVIVTPGADTPLTIIDPYKPATVTLKARDNKSGKLLPGSTVNIGTGDTTVLTLTTGVGGTASAKLPVNSRTGTHFWVKETKAPSGYDLYKPSMSFTAKPGSPVTVTVTNAKTTSTAPRSSEKPSGKPTTDESTSDKPTPDQGDSTSAPSDAAVVAETPSSTASPAPEGTLAHTGADATPWLLGGAGILLAAGAGAVFAARRRRVDDDSDGPARS; encoded by the coding sequence GTGGTCGGCACCGTGTCCCTGGCTCCGGCCGCCGCAGCACAGACGCCCGAGCCGACGCCGTCCACCTCCTCTGTCCCCCTGAGCACCGCCGAGACCGGCGGAGTCACCATCCTGAAGAAGGATCCCGGAGGAGACGTCCTCGCCGGCGCATCTTTCACCCTGCTCGACTCCGAAGGCCGGCAGGCGGCCAGCGGGAAGACCAACACCGACGGCCAACTGGCCTTCGAGGACCTGGCGCCGGGGGTCTACCGGCTCAAGGAGGTGTCCAGCGGCAGCCTGCTGCACGACCTTGTCGACGACCAAGACGTCATCGTCACCCCCGGCGCGGACACTCCGCTCACGATCATCGACCCCTACAAGCCCGCCACGGTCACACTGAAGGCCAGAGACAACAAGAGCGGCAAGCTGCTGCCCGGATCAACCGTCAACATCGGCACCGGAGACACCACCGTTCTCACGCTCACCACCGGCGTAGGCGGCACCGCCTCCGCGAAGCTGCCCGTCAACAGCCGCACCGGCACCCATTTCTGGGTCAAGGAGACCAAGGCACCCTCCGGATACGACCTCTACAAGCCCTCGATGAGCTTCACCGCGAAGCCCGGCAGTCCGGTCACCGTGACCGTCACCAACGCCAAGACCACCAGCACGGCGCCCCGCTCCTCCGAGAAGCCGTCCGGCAAGCCGACCACCGACGAGTCCACGTCGGACAAGCCGACCCCGGACCAGGGCGACAGCACTTCCGCGCCGTCCGACGCCGCGGTCGTCGCCGAGACCCCGTCGAGCACGGCGTCCCCCGCCCCCGAGGGCACGCTCGCCCATACCGGTGCTGACGCCACCCCATGGCTGCTCGGCGGCGCTGGCATCCTCCTCGCTGCCGGCGCGGGCGCCGTCTTCGCGGCGCGCCGCCGCCGAGTCGACGACGACAGCGACGGCCCCGCACGGAGCTGA
- a CDS encoding MFS transporter — translation MRARTGNRPSHRPVSPLLRSVYLPRSMDAAAFAMTTYGIPLLVLATTGSAALTGLAFALEWAPRLMAFAVAGALVDRHGTTRVFRLAATARATLVLAAALLLGAQTGGLGKTITVMALAAGTGVLTEFSYVAAETAGGLASRTAGARAHRVQSVLLGIDQTATLAGPALAGLLLAHTGATGMLAATAAFSLLAAALAPKQHTDQHATTPAAVRQGWKTGWQTLRALPALGWLVAGLTLSNLAVGLLQAAAPVIVVQQFGHSSADVGLLWSAAAAASLIAISLCRHAIDRCGLWPAGAVCATITASACLTLALTHTYPAYLALIALFMAGESGMTVVLRTLRSHLIPADVFGNTLAVTILLLLTPFPVAGLLVAAIPPSQLGHAITACAVLEAVGLATAFTRLRTLPDLRPSAA, via the coding sequence GTGAGAGCCCGTACCGGAAACCGGCCCTCCCACCGACCGGTTTCCCCCCTGCTGCGCAGTGTCTATCTCCCGCGCAGCATGGACGCCGCCGCGTTCGCCATGACGACGTACGGCATCCCCCTGCTGGTCCTCGCCACCACCGGATCCGCGGCCCTCACGGGCCTGGCCTTCGCCCTGGAATGGGCGCCGCGGCTGATGGCCTTCGCCGTGGCTGGTGCCCTGGTCGACCGCCACGGCACCACCCGCGTCTTCCGCCTCGCGGCCACCGCCCGGGCCACCCTCGTGCTGGCCGCCGCGCTGCTCCTTGGGGCCCAGACGGGCGGGCTGGGGAAGACAATCACGGTGATGGCGCTCGCCGCCGGCACCGGTGTGCTCACCGAGTTCAGCTACGTCGCGGCCGAAACCGCAGGCGGGCTGGCAAGCCGTACCGCCGGTGCGCGTGCTCACCGTGTGCAGTCGGTGCTCCTCGGCATCGATCAGACGGCGACTCTGGCCGGACCCGCGCTCGCCGGACTGCTCCTCGCGCACACCGGCGCCACCGGCATGCTCGCCGCGACCGCCGCCTTCTCCCTGCTCGCCGCCGCCCTCGCCCCCAAGCAGCACACCGACCAGCACGCCACTACTCCGGCGGCCGTACGGCAGGGATGGAAGACGGGCTGGCAGACCCTACGCGCGCTGCCGGCACTCGGCTGGCTCGTCGCGGGGCTGACGCTGTCCAACCTCGCCGTCGGCCTCCTGCAGGCCGCCGCCCCGGTGATCGTCGTCCAGCAGTTCGGCCACTCCAGCGCCGATGTCGGCCTGCTCTGGTCGGCAGCCGCCGCAGCCTCCCTGATCGCGATCTCCCTGTGCCGCCACGCCATCGACCGCTGCGGTCTGTGGCCCGCCGGGGCCGTCTGCGCGACGATCACGGCCTCGGCCTGCCTCACCCTCGCCCTCACGCACACCTACCCCGCCTATCTGGCGCTGATCGCGCTCTTCATGGCCGGCGAAAGCGGCATGACCGTCGTGCTGCGCACCCTGCGCTCCCACCTGATCCCCGCCGACGTCTTCGGCAACACCCTCGCGGTGACGATCCTGCTGCTCCTTACGCCCTTCCCGGTCGCCGGCCTGCTCGTTGCCGCCATCCCGCCCAGCCAGCTCGGCCATGCGATCACCGCCTGCGCCGTCCTGGAGGCAGTCGGCCTCGCCACCGCCTTCACCCGGCTGCGCACCCTCCCGGACCTGCGCCCGTCAGCCGCCTGA